From a single Tachypleus tridentatus isolate NWPU-2018 chromosome 6, ASM421037v1, whole genome shotgun sequence genomic region:
- the LOC143254621 gene encoding uncharacterized protein LOC143254621: MLSHLRRLYATELQQTRYDNPHYRAEKLKDKLQKHPRLGSKLEFTLVETGRGKLPFYLVFNSSTKTSSAIAKAYQLASQDPMRDVGMILRGAILQAYEQADDAQEKWPPDPMELIVQDGVIPHILQRFLGPVLTGSETVKTSRAERIMLSIGQDICRTVTNGE, encoded by the coding sequence ATGTTATCGCACCTTCGACGTTTGTATGCTACTGAATTGCAGCAAACACGCTATGACAATCCACACTACAGAGCTGAGAAACTCAAAGACAAATTACAGAAACACCCAAGATTAGGTTCCAAACTTGAGTTCACATTGGTTGAGACAGGTCGTGGCAAACTGCCATTTTATCTTGTATTCAACAGCAGCACCAAAACATCTAGTGCTATCGCCAAGGCTTACCAGCTTGCTTCACAAGATCCGATGAGAGATGTGGGCATGATCCTTCGTGGAGCTATCTTGCAGGCATATGAGCAAGCAGACGATGCTCAAGAGAAATGGCCCCCAGACCCAATGGAATTGATTGTCCAAGATGGGGTGATTCCACATATACTTCAACGGTTTCTGGGTCCGGTTTTGACAGGTAGCGAAACGGTTAAGACATCACGAGCTGAACGCATCATGCTCTCCATTGGCCAGGACATATGCCGAACCGTAACTAATGGAGAGTGA